TAACTTACACTCATTgcgcttctccaggctgaagaaactGGCTGTCTCAGCCTCTCATAATGTGTGTGCTCCAGCACTGAGCATCTTGATTGTGCTCTGTTGGACTTGCTCCAAGTGTGTCAGTCCAGTAAATCCTTCATGAACTGGGTAGCCCCAAACCAGGCACAGCACTCCAGACTCAGTCTCGTGGCAAAGTAGAAATGATGACACCCGCGGGTCTGTTGGCTGTGCCTGTACCTATCCAAGCGTGCTGGTAGTTTCATTCCTGCCAGAGCACTCTGCTGTCTCAGGTTCAGCTGCTTGTCTCCGAGGACCATCAGTACTTTTTCTGCCAAGGTGCTTTCTAGCTGGCTGTTGATTAGGTTGGCTAACCATTGTTTGCCCTTACTTGATCTATGCTGACTCTTTTCAACCACCTCATTTTCTTTGAAGTACTGGAAATGGAATCCAAAATTATTCGCTTCATATTTTCTTTGGGACTGAGGTTTGCCTGAACATCCTGTAGATTCCTCTGTCTTCCTCCTTGGCATTCTTGAAGTTAAGCATGACATCTGGCTTTTGTCCCGTCATCAAGAACCTCCTCTGATTGCCCTAACCTTTAAGATGACTGGCAGCAGCCTCACAATGATGTGAACCAGCAATTTTAGCATCCTCAAATGCGTCCATCTGATCCCATGGTGGATTTTTTGGtatgtgtttttggttttttattaacCAGGTCACTGTAGTAGTCCCTGGTTGGATCTGCCCCTCTGTTATGCACTTCCTTAGATGGTGCCACTAGACGGGGCATCACTGCAAAGAATGCACAGAGTTATCTTACTAGTAAAATGAGAATACTTGTGTTAAAAGGATATTGTGAAGATCCAATGGCCGGTTTCCGCCCTTTGTGCTCCTGCAGATACAAGTGCAAGGTATCGTTGTTATTATGTATCTTAGTTTGTCTCATTCTTTCTTTCACTCCTATTCCCTTTTGGCTTTCCTGAAGATTAATGCACGAGGAGAAGCCCCAAACATATTACCGCTTCTTACTTAGAAATAAATTGAGAGACTGAGAGTGCGGGAGGCAGCGCCATCCGCCTTAGGAAGCCTGGTAGACACAAACTATCAGACCTGTCACAAatggcaacaacaaaacaaatccagGCTTGTCTTTTTAAAGGACATGCTCCTTCTGGCAACGCTAGATCAGGAAACGGATTATATTAGTGAGAAACTAGATCCATCAGTGAAGAGAAGAAAGCCTGCTGGATAACATGCCTGAGCACAAAACCTTAGAGTATATACACTTAGAGAGAACACAGTTTGCAGTGAGATTCTTCAAAGCTGTCACATCTCCTTTGCATCCCACACTTTCTTGGCAGAGCTGCTGCATCCGTGTGTTTCTGTTTCCTCCTTGAACAGCTAATAAACTGTACTTCCCTGTGGCTTCAGCAAGATTATTGATTCGTGTGGTGATGATTATTACAACTGCTGAATAGATCTTTGCCAAAGAgactgagggggaaaaaagggggatgttgtggttttttcctcctttgccttTTCTAAATTCTCTTGACTTTATGCATCTCATTACTATTTATAGACAGTTTTTACATGTTTTCATGGCACCGTACTTCACAAAAGGAAGCCTGATTTATCCTTCCCTTGAAGAGCTTCTAATCATAAGTCATAAGTGAAAGGCTGTCATTAATGGCTAATCTCAGCCAAAAGGATATATACGATGCTTTCTGGAGCTTGCATGGAATTGGCCTTGCTCTGAAGTGCTTATACAAAATGTTTACAACAACAGGAAGAAAGAGCTTATGATTTATGCCATGATGATAATACGATCATGCTAAGAAGGGTAAGGTGTGTGACTTCTGAGTTACAAAGCAATCAGATGAGGGGATGAATTGAATTCTAATAGGTAAATTTCCCATTTTTGTTGTGTATTGTTTACTTTGTAAGCTGTTTAAGAATGAAACCCACCCGGTCAGTCTGTGACCTGTTTACCATGCTTTTGAGACCAGAATATAATACTAGAGAGTGATATGATCACCTTGTGTTTGGAAACAGCACGCCTCAAACTTTATATTGTCCTCTAATTAGGCGACTAGTTACAGATCACCATAGGAAGAACTCCCCCCCGCCCCATCTGCTGGTCAATCAGAGTTAAGAAAATTGATGCAAGAGTCAATAGTCATCTGGAAAGCTTTCACAGAAATCCCACAGattgaaggaaaaggggaagacgAGGTGCTCTTCAGACAGAATTCTGTAGAGTCCATTTACAGAGGTTGTCACTGGGAGCTTTCATTGGTGCTGCGGGTGAGGTCGGCTGAGCTCAGCTGACTGCAGCTCCTGGCAGGTACCAGCGTCAGGAAGGACTTTCGTATTTGCTCAGGAAGAAAATTCTGCAGTTTGTACTCCCCATCCAGTCACGTTCTGGCCTCACAGAATCACTGTTAGGTTTCTGGTTCTGTAATTCATACTTTTCCCCCAAAATGTCTCCCAAGAGCCCGCTGGCACTGTGCTGGACGGGCTGGCAGCAATCCAAAGAACGCTGATGGGAAAAGTCCCAGTTCATAGGGTTTTAGTAAGTTTTTAATGTTgaactttaaatatttttgtttagtagaaatgaaaattattttaccACTGTTGTATAGAACTATATTAAAAATTAAGATTGAGAGGAATCCAAAtaatcattttaaaaattttgctggaaaaaaaaagtgagaatgtttgtttggttttggagcTGCCAAAGAAACAGGTTTCTGGGTTTGCCCTGTTTTGATTTCTACAGTCTAGGTATTCATACCTGCGAGAATGGCCATATCTGAAAAACAATTATTACCAGATAGCCAAGAATCCCCTTTTCTCTTTCAGAGCAGAGTTCAAATTGCTGTTGCAGGTTTCTGTGGAGAACTGCTCTTGTGTTTTCTTTGAACGTCTGCAGCGGTGCTGATCCACTCCAGAAAGCTCAGTGGCCTTTCACTGCAACTAACAGGAGCAAATATGTTTATTGGTGTCGAGGGAAATGCCTTTTAGTGCTGCTTCAGGTGGTAGACAGCAGATGTAAAGTAAATGGATTCAGGAGCTGTGGGAACATGATTAGTACTCAAGGTAAAGTTATCACCACAGTCCAGCAGCAtggacaaaatattttattattgctcCTTTCTCTGCTTTGAAGCAGCAGAATTGATGAGGAGCTCCATTCAGAGGGTAACTACCCCAGGACAGTTATTGTAAATACATCTAAGTTGAACTGCCGAGGCTTTAAATTCGGTAGCCTTAGAGGAGACTTTTTGGTGGAATCGAAATGATTGCTGTCAGAATGCTGTAAGAATGTTCAAGTCACCAGCTAAATTTCCAGAGATGCAGCATGTGGAGggttaacttctttttttctatgtGAAATAATAACCCTCCTCCTTTTCTCAAGTAGTCTATTACTTTTGCTGTCAGTGAAAATAGCTGAGTGTTTTAGCTGTAATGGTCGGGCGCACTGCAAATAGTGTGGATAAACATGCTGTTTGGAACAGGGTCAGAAATCCTGATGTGATGCCGAAGCGTTCTGCTGGGGCACTGTGGCTGTGCCCACCCAAACAcctcctgctgcttcccaccAGGGTTGTTATGTTCCACAGGGGAGGGGCTGCTGTCCTGTGTGCTCGGGAGGCTGTTGGCAAAGCGAATGGCCAGGGACAGAGGGATAAATTggctggctgggctgggctcctggtccCCAAGGGCTAGATGCCCCACATCTGCACCATGAAAGTAGGACCAAAGTGGATTTCTGGCCCATCTTGTAGATACTTGGGTAGAAGGGAAACAATTTTCCATGTCCCATCGGCAATTCTTAGAGCGCTTGTCTTAAATGTAACATTGCTGTGTGTTCAGGCCGACTTCAGCCTGGTGTGAAACAAAACTGAGCAAGCAGACACGTTCAGCCCAGTGTTTAGTTTTGTTCAACAGAAGGTAGAATCTGACAGTCTGTGCATTAAGCTGTTTCCTGGGTGTGATACAACCTGGAAGTGATCACCTTTTGACCCAGCTTGGCTGTTCTGATGCTGGGTTGCGGTTGTCAGAGTAACCACTATGCTCTTAAATGGGTCATTTTCTTACCGCTCTGGCGTATTTTGCTTTATCAGCCGGGGCCCTGGCTCTTAGGGCTTCAAAGTACATTTCTTGAGGGGGCTTTTAGTGCCTTACATATTATTATGCCACACAACTTGTCTCCCTGGATAACTTGGCTGCCTGTTAACATGGAACTGACCGAATTCTCTAAAGCTGCCACCAGAAGTTTCAATCTTTCAGGCATGATTCTACATGCCGTGTCTTTTATTTGCCTGCAAGTGCAGAGTTGTAGTGTGTACTTTATTATCCAAAAGCTCCCTCAAATGCTTTAATCCTTTTGTTCCTGCTATTGGATCTAGCTTCATCTAAAGATGTTATACTGCCTTTCAAATGCTAAATTCCTCTACAGTGTCTTTCATCTTTGTTTCCTCCGTTTATTCACTCATTGTTGGATCTTTAAGGTAATTAATAGTTTCCAAGTTTGGGAGGAAGAATAAAGGCATATGGGGCATCTCAGGAGAGATCTGTTTCAGGTGCCAGAGGGGCTCACAGAGGCCAGCAGAATGCCAGAACCTTGCCTGAGGCCTTTAGAGCCTGGATTAGACATAAACCCAGTTTAGTTTTCTGGGACTTGGCCTTCAGTGAGCCAGGGCTGCAGTTGGTGCCAGCGGTGGTTGTTATAGTATGGATGCCATCCTGATGAGAGCGCCTCCTTCCTAAAGGCCTCAACTGGCCTTCATTAGATTGTGACAGCCATGAATCCAGCGATCTAGAGGTGAACAGCTAGTTGTTACTACTTGAACCGTCCTCTTTTGATGACTTTCACAGGCTTTGCAATTTCAAGCcacttcctccccctcctcccctcttccgTAGCAGGCAACCAGATCATTTTTCCTTGAAGTTTCACAGCAGCCTGACCACAAAGGAATTATTTCATCTTAGGGCTGTGTGATGTGCACAGCACAGAGATTCCTTATGGCCTTGTCCTTTAACCTGGGTGGCACTCGTCCCACAGTGACAGAAAGCTTTCCTCAGCCCGTTCTCACAAAATACTGTCAGGTCGTGTGGATTGGAGCCTTTGCCTCTCGTTTACTGTCCTTTAGGACATTGATGACTGAAGTCGTTCCTTTAACATAAGCTGGTGACAAGAGTGTTCCTTGATCCAAGTTTGGTGTGGGTAGATGTAAAACAGGAGTCACCTTTCTAGGGATTTATGGCCCAGTTACACAAGTCACCCAATAGAATGTGGAGGGTGTACAGAAAACAGAGAGCCTGCAGGTCAGAAGGGACTAAGTATATCTATCTATGAATCTTAATGCCTGTAGTACTATGTAAGTAATAAGGTATTATTCATCAAAGCAAATTATGGCATCATCTATTTGGAGGAATTCTGGATAGTAAGTTCTAAGAGTAAGCAGTTCTAAAATAACCGGTTGCAAATCAGAGTGGAACAGGGGTTTCTTGAGCTAAGGGACAGCCTGAGTCTACTGTTAAAGTTAGTTTGAGGCTCAAGTCCTTAGTTCAGTCTGACTGTGCTGATCAGGGCTTTCTGCAGACAGATTTCACCCAGCCCATTAAATGTGATTACTGTCACTCGAAACACTATTCCTGCCCTGTTTTCTCTGGGTATGACCACTGGCAATATTGCTCTAGAAATGTAGGACAGATTATCTTTCTTTGAAAACTCGAGTGATTTTaaacttctctttctctccacttttatggaaaatacagaaaatgtatCATTTCACGGTGAATCAGTACAGCTGTCTGTCTCTACAGCTgcttttggttgggtttttttctccttttcattttGCAGTTCTTACGTGATCAATTCAGATTTTTCATCTTGTCCATCTTCAGCGGTTGTGACTGTTGATTTTCAGCCTCAGTTGAAAAAACATTTTACATTAACATTTTTAGTACTCTGCCCGCTGAAAGGAGCCTATCTCCTTTTGTTTGCGTCTGCACATAAAAACTTCCAGCCCCCATCCATCATCATTATCACTACGTTTCTCCCCCATAGCAAGGATTCGAACAGCGAGGAGGTGCCTGCTCTGTGAACACGTGCTGCTCATCTCCCAGATGTGGAAATGGGGAGTTCGCCAGCAGAGCCCCCGTTCATCCTGCACATCCTCCCGATGGCACCTTGGGCATTATACAGATGAATAGTTACTTAAATTGTGCCTGGATGTATATGGAGAGCCAGTATCTATTCCAAAGAAATAACAGTGGACACTATCAGGAAATGTTTGCACAGCAAAAGCACATGAATGaaagttaaatataaataaatgtgaGGATTACATCTAAATAGCAAACTATTCTCTGGAAATATGTTTAAAGCTTGAAGACCGTTAGCTCTATGGCAAGGCCAGACTCTCATTTTCCATTGAGACTGATTTTAGCTAGAGGTTTGAATTGTTGCActacagaaaaattaatttatctCCTGAATTCAGGATTAATCAATTATTTGAATTCTTAAAAATCCCAGAAGCAAAACGAAATCCCTTTCTATATTTCTTCTGTAGTCAGTATTTTCCAGTGCTATTaattcatttgcatttttctgGGCTTTAAAACTCATTTCCCCTGTGTTCTACTCTATTTTTATCTGGTGGGTATTAATCCAGCTAAGATGATTGCAAAGTCTGCAGAACCAGGTGTGAAAGTAAACAACTTCGCATTGTCAGCGCTGTTTACAGAGCCGGTTATCTTGTACTGGAAAATAACTTCAGTTCTGAGATGCtcattcccctccccacccccatgtCAACCCTTTAAGAATTATTTCCTCTTCTTTAGGATTAATTTGTGTCCTGTTGTTGTTTCAGAGACACCTCCACCAGCACCAAGCTCCTCTGACCTGCCAGAACTCCACCCAAGACTTTTCCCATCAACTATGTAGGTACTAAGTATCAAAGTCATTAACTTTTTACTACCAAAAGGTTTTTAGGAACAGCTGCGTGAGTTTATTCTTAAGGGTTCATGTTTTATGACATTAGGAAGAAGTGTTACATTTTGGGTCTTTGGCTGGCAGTTTTCTGATTGTATTGTTGCTGTACGAGGCTGGAATGTTTATTCTAAGAGTTGATGGCAGTAGTTTGCACGCACTTAATAATGAAGAAAATGAGCCAAACCCCACTTTGTTTACCTTCATTTTTACACTCAAAGTGATCAGGAGGTTGGTGAGTGCTCTCCTATAGCACATTAAAGCTGTTAGGTGATGTGCTAATACCACCATCTTCCCAAACGTTCACATTTTACAAAAGAACATGAAATCAATGTCAGAATTTTAGAACTCAATGAACTGCGCATGGCCAAAGCTTCCAGCACTCAATTTCAAACTCAACGCAGGGTTTTAAAAGCTGTTGTGTAACATAACTTGACTGGTACAAATAAACCTTCTGCAAAGCTGTTCTGGACCCTTGgctgtgcaattttctaatgaagaAGCGATTTAAACAGGACCAGGAGTAGCATCGTTCATCTCCCagcctatagcctttgtttttgTAATGACTGCAAAATAGGTCTAGGTAAATAAAAACCACTCAGTTCTCTGGATAAGAAACAGAAGGTTATATGATTTTTAGATTATTTGGTTTGCATACAGTAAAATATggagaaatagaaataaatgctTGTTTTACCTGTGGAAAGACTCAAGATGGAGGATCCAATGCAAATTCtgtaatgggggaaaaaaaagcttatgGTGAAAGTAAAGCTACATGGCTTTGAGTAACCATGGAGACCAGCACCTCTGATGCAGAAATAAATGAACTCAACCTTTTCATATTTATTAATGGGACTGATGATGAAAGATAAAGTTGAATTAAAATATAAAGCAATAGAAGACAAACGTAGTCAGTGTCTCTGCCCCTGCAATGCAGGTTACTCTGTTACAAATGAGCTGCAGAGGCAAATTAGTTATGAAAGGAACAAAATGCTCTTAGTTATACCAACCTGTTCATCCAAATATCAGCTTGTTTATTAAGAGAAACTAAGAGACAGTACACACAACATATTCCTGAAATCTTTTGGTTCtgataaaaatggaaataaacttGTTTTAAGACCATAGCAGTGTATGAAATACATGTATTACAAAACGCTAAACTGTTCGCTGGAATAGCAGATATTTGAAACCTACTAACTTCTTGGTGGTTAGAATGGTAGAACTTTCTGATCAAAATTCTGGGTGAATATTCAGGTTTCTGCCTTGAAAATACACGTCGAAGGGTCAAATGTTATCAGCAGGTTGTTACTACAGAAACGTTACGGCCGAGCAGAGGATGGCAGCGCTAAATGTCACTTGGGAAATACAACTTCAGTGCACCTATTCCTGCAACACCATGTAAAGGTTTGGTTGAGCAGATATCCTGTGTCAATAAAGGGTTGAGTCAGAGGGCCCAAAGGAAAGTGCTGAGATAAGGGTGATTTTTAGTGTGACTATTTTTGTGCAAAAACCTTTAACCACttaaaaacatttataaaatcCCTTAAAGCCTAGATGAAATGACACCAACCGAATCCTGAAATGCCTTAAGTTTTCAGCCAGTAGCCTCCTGAGCAACAGAGCAGCCTGCAGAGGGAGAAAAGAACAGAACCGCGTTTTCTTAGCAAGGAATAACCTTTTCTAGGACTTTTGAGTACCTGGTTGTGTTGGGAAAAAGGTCAGCAACCCACTGACATCTGTGATAGTTACCAAACCCTCACCTGATTTACTGAAAAGTCATTTTCAGTGAAAGACAAGAAGGTTTTCCAAAGTTTAAATCATAAGTATTCAAATACCTTTGCTACCATTTACCCTCAATACGTAGAGAGACAGTTCTAGGTAACTTCTTAATGCATGAATGTGATCTCTGTTCATATAGATACAATGGGATGAAAAATGTTAAGTAATGCATAAACCTTGTTTCTCCAGGATGCAGAACAAGCAAATCACTACAATCCTATTTATAAAATAGTGGTTTACAATGCTAAATAGTAAAGACAAATCCAGCCAAATCTACATTTTGTAGATTTTCAATATCCTTGAAGGAGACCAGTCTGTTCAGTAAGGAAGTACCAAACATCCATGTCCCAGCAGAGCTGCGGAGCACTTGGCGAAAACAAGAGGAATGAATGTAGCAGCAAGGTGGGATTTACCAACCAGGATTGCAGCACTTGCATGTAATAAAGCAAATAGTTACATTAAGCACAATACAGCAATTTATTTAGATGCTTAAATGAAGAATACAAAGGGAAATAAAGATCACAAAATTATACATACTACAACAGTGTGTCATATATTAGATGGTATAAATGAATACAACACCTTGTTGGTGTTAACTAAAGATAAAACTAaatatccaaaacacagcacttttGTTTCAGCGTGCTGCTTGAACACAATACACTTTTATACAGATCTAAAAGGTGTCAAAATTAGTAGCTGCAAACTTGTTTCTtgcatgtgatttttctttttttagcttaAAAGATTTCAGAAAATGGCTCTGAAATACGTTTGTCATCGGTTGTAATGTCAAGGATATTCAGAACAAGAAAATTCTATAATACAATAGAGTCCAGATATATTTTATGTTGCTGGCCTCTGGTTTGAGATTGTACAAGGTTATGTGCAAAAACTAAGTTTGTCAAAATTCATACTATAGCAGTTTCAAGCTTTTGCTAGGTAAACTAGATACAGCATTTATTACACAGCAGGGCAACactaaaaaagagaaacaaatctaTGATGGGTACACAAGAACAATTTCATAAGCTTCACTTGAATAGGTCTAAAAGACTGTACAAATATACATTTCAACTATTCAGAatgatacatgaaaaaaaaaaatcagtttccccATAGTCTACTATACACGTTGAACTGGTAGCTTGGATGGTTGGCCCTACACTACCATGTGAAAAAGGGTAATGTTTAAAAAGACATCCAACTGAACATGTACAAGAGTGAAATAAATGTTGAAAATGCAGATAAAATAAacctctgcttttctctgtgcaTTCTGGAGCCACCAGCTTATCTGTTTTCACATTAAGTtactgtgctcagcccagcagtTATTTCTCAAGCCAGGTTCGCCAAGAGCATCCTCAGACAACCACGGGCAGAGCGGCCACGACCGCCCGCCCTCGCACCAAGACAGTACCAGTCAGTACCAGTCAGCCGCGAAGCTTCGCAGTCACACTGAAATGAAGGTGTCCAGACAGCGGGAGATGGGATCGTGTTCCTGATGCTTCCGAGCCGCGCGGCTCACGCTTGCTGGCTGCTCAGCTCCACCCCGGTTAGGCTGCTGTGCATCGGATCTGCCACGCCGGCAGCCACGCTGTCAAACTGCTCTCCGTCCTCGCTGTCAATTGTGCTGTTCTGCCATTCCATCTGCTGGTTCGACAAGCTCTCCTCCATCTCGGATGCGTTTTTCCATTGCGACTGGTCTTTAGACCAAAACTCTTCTACTTTTCCATAGGAACAATTCTTCCACTTTGACTGTTCTTCATCACTTTCAGATCCACCCCCTTTTGTCTCAACAGTCGGTTTACTGCTACCAGCATCTTCACTTTGGGAGGATTCATCTGTCCACGCTTCTGGTTTTACTTCCAATGCGTTATCCTCAAAATCGGAAACCTGCTGAGAACCAGGCCCACTCTCGGACTGTGAAGCTCCATCCTTCCACTCAACAGCATCATCCTGATCACCTTCGCTATCTGAAACATCTCCCACCAGCTTTGTTGGCTCTTCAGCAGAAAGAATCTCTTCATATTTCGagctttcctctggtttttgaTCTGGCTTCTCTGGAgactgtgatgtattttcttcaaTGATTTCCTTAGATATGCTGTGCTCTGCGTTCTCCACGATGCTCTCGGAAGAGGTTTTCCCACCAATGTCAGGAACGCACTGACCAAATGGACTACCGCTTTCATTGTACTCCTCTTCTAGATTTTCATAGCTGTCCGAGGAACTTTCATTATCTTTTTCTAAACTTATTTTTTTATCAACAGTCTTACTAACATTGACTCTGGAATTCTTTTCATCATGGTTTTCAAACAACCATTCTGCATCAAAATCCATTTCATGTTTAACCTTGTTTAACTCTTTCATATTGAAACCAAGCAGCACACCAGGTTTGTATTTTTCACAATCTCGAACGCATTTCTTCCTTTTGTTACTAAAATGAGATGCAATATCAGATTTCCATAGCCACAAACTGGCAGCCAGCTTTTCAATCTCTCTCCTAGTGGGATACGGTTGCTTATTAAAATACTTTGTAAGAAAAGTTTTCCTGGCTTCATAGGAATCATCTTCATGACCCTTGGGGTCCAATGCTAGAATGACAGGTTCTTCAGGCCTCTCCTCAAAGGCAGAGGGGGAGTCGTCATCATCCATCTTCCTTTTCTTCATTAGCGAGAATTCCATGTGTTCGTAAGTACGTTTCACGGGCGCTACAGCCGGAGCACCCAGCCGAGACGCTGAAGTACCTTTGTCCTGCCCGTTCTGAGTCTTGCCAACCCCTCTGCAGTGCACGAGGTGCAGCGTGATGGTGGAGGCCGTCATGTTGCTGGTGTACACACCGAGGCAATGGATGCATTTGTAGGTCAGCTTCTTCTCAACCGGATGAACTGTCTGAATTACTTGATGCCTCTCCCGTAGATGATGTGCAAGCGCATCAGAGATGGGTCCTTTTAGGATTGAAAAGCACAAAGGGCAGAGAGTCTTCCCCACGTCTTTTTTGTAGGGAACTGCTGCTTGCGGAGAACTTTTGACAGGTACATCAGACTTCTCCTGGATTTTCGGCTGTGGTTTTGGAGGAACTGGGGGAGTATTCTGAGCATGGTAAGCTACAGATTCAGCAGGAGCATCTCTCAGGTTGTAGGTGGTTACAAGGAGATGTATATTCGTGTGGCTACCCTGCTGCAATGTCAAATCAAAGGTTAGCGTGGAATCAGTCTTAGGTCCCATTTCTTCATCAACATGAACCATTCGCATGTGAGCAGCCATCTTTTCAACATCATTGAAGGTTGAACGGCAATATGGACAAGACAGACCATGTATTAACATATGATTAAGCAATGTATCAGTGGGTAAATAGCGGTTACAGTATAGACATTTACTAGTGAAATTGTGTATTTTCATTATATAGTTAGCTACTGCAGGCACCTTTTCAGCCTTGTGCTCCTTTTCAAAGTGGACACTATACACATTCTCAGGGAACAGCTCATTACAGATAGTACAGATTTTCCACTTCTGTGTGGATGATGTATTGACACTGGAAGGACCCGTAGCAGCTACAGATTTCGAGCCAGACTGACCTAATACTCTTGAAGCTGCCTGCGACTGAGATAATGACGTCTGCTTCAGCTGAGCTGACGAAAGAGAAGATGAGTTGGCAGACTGAAGAGAGAATCTTGCTGAGGCCTGTGACCTCTGCTCCCCTCCAAGAGTGTACGGCCTTCCATTGCCTGAAAACTGTTTCATCGATTGCGATTGCTGTGGAATAGAAACTGCTGCGTTACCGCTTAAGCTGAGCCTTCCCCCTGGCTGGCCAACGTAACTTGGTGGTACCGACTTGACTCCGTAATTGTTTTGTTGTAGGTGAACGTTTGACATCATTCCTGCGGAATTTAATGTAGGCT
The DNA window shown above is from Patagioenas fasciata isolate bPatFas1 chromosome 16, bPatFas1.hap1, whole genome shotgun sequence and carries:
- the ADNP gene encoding activity-dependent neuroprotector homeobox protein isoform X2; this encodes MMPRKAFLSQKEKQARARERDMLKKRRRRQDYLKRSVEPQKNAETIKWHRDDEKRRENEQVKDKDIKKRWRQDERDRRKNVDAMNWRREDEKRENERETMFQLPVNNLGSLRKARKTVKKILSDIGLEYCKEHIEDFKQFEPNDFYLKNTTWEDVGLWDPSLTKNQDYRTKPFCCSACPFSSKFFSAYKSHFRNVHSEDFENRILLNCPYCTFNADKKTLETHIKIFHAPNANTPSGGISTFKDKNKHESLKPKQADSVEQAVYYCKKCTYRDPLYEIVRKHIYREHFQHVAAPYIAKGGEKSLNGAVPLSSSTREEGSIHCKRCLFMPKSYEALVQHVIEDHERIGYQVTAMIGHTNVVVPRSKPLMLITPKPQDKKPMGLPQRMGALSPGSVRSLSSQQMMNRLTIPKPTLNSAGMMSNVHLQQNNYGVKSVPPSYVGQPGGRLSLSGNAAVSIPQQSQSMKQFSGNGRPYTLGGEQRSQASARFSLQSANSSSLSSAQLKQTSLSQSQAASRVLGQSGSKSVAATGPSSVNTSSTQKWKICTICNELFPENVYSVHFEKEHKAEKVPAVANYIMKIHNFTSKCLYCNRYLPTDTLLNHMLIHGLSCPYCRSTFNDVEKMAAHMRMVHVDEEMGPKTDSTLTFDLTLQQGSHTNIHLLVTTYNLRDAPAESVAYHAQNTPPVPPKPQPKIQEKSDVPVKSSPQAAVPYKKDVGKTLCPLCFSILKGPISDALAHHLRERHQVIQTVHPVEKKLTYKCIHCLGVYTSNMTASTITLHLVHCRGVGKTQNGQDKGTSASRLGAPAVAPVKRTYEHMEFSLMKKRKMDDDDSPSAFEERPEEPVILALDPKGHEDDSYEARKTFLTKYFNKQPYPTRREIEKLAASLWLWKSDIASHFSNKRKKCVRDCEKYKPGVLLGFNMKELNKVKHEMDFDAEWLFENHDEKNSRVNVSKTVDKKISLEKDNESSSDSYENLEEEYNESGSPFGQCVPDIGGKTSSESIVENAEHSISKEIIEENTSQSPEKPDQKPEESSKYEEILSAEEPTKLVGDVSDSEGDQDDAVEWKDGASQSESGPGSQQVSDFEDNALEVKPEAWTDESSQSEDAGSSKPTVETKGGGSESDEEQSKWKNCSYGKVEEFWSKDQSQWKNASEMEESLSNQQMEWQNSTIDSEDGEQFDSVAAGVADPMHSSLTGVELSSQQA